The genomic window ATGATCGCATCCGCATGCATGCGCATCAGATGCACCCGGTCATTGGCAATCCCGCCGGTGATCATCAGCCGCTCGGCACCGGCCGCCGCTGCGTAACCATCGGCGGTACGGGCGAGCTTGACGGTCACGGCGGGGCGTCCCTGGGTGACGCGCAGGACGTGTCCGCGATGACTGCGCGCCGCCGCCTGCGCCTCGATACCGGCGGTGACCAGCAATCCCGCCTGGCGCAGCAAACCATGCCCGCGCCCGGCGACGCGCGGATCGGGATCGGAAAGCGCCGTTACCACCCGCGCAATCCCGGAGGCGATGATCGCCTCGGCGCAGGGCGGCGTCTTGCCGTGATGCGAGCAGGGCTCGAGGGTCACGTAGATGGTGGCGCCGCGCGCTGCGGGCCCGGCGAGATCGATGGCGACGCGCTCGGCATGCGGGCGCCCGCCTGCCTGGGTGATCCCGCGCGCCACGATGACGGGCACGCCGGAGGCGTAATCGACGATGATCGCACCGACCGAGGGGTTGGGCCAGGTCGCGCCGAGATGGCGTTCGCCCAGCGCGAGCGCGGCGCGCATGAAATGCGCATCATGCGCTTGCGCCAGATCGTGAAGGCGCGGGCTCATTCCCGTTTCCCGGATGGATCGTCTTCGGTGGCTTGCGGTTCGGCGCCCGCCATGGCGTCACGCCGGCCCAGCCCGCCGAGCAGTTCCTCGAAATCACGGGCCTCGCGGAAGTTCTTGTAGACCGAGGCGAAGCGCACATAGGCGACATCGTCGATACCCTTGAGCCCCTCCATGACGAGTTCGCCGAGCTTTTCGCTGGGAATATCGCCCTCGCTGGTGGCTTCAAGCTGGCGCACGATGCCGTTGAGCATGCGCTCGACCCGCTCGGGATCGACGCTGCGCTTGCGCAGGGCGACATCGATCGAGCGCTTGAGCTTGTCCCGGTCGAATGCAGCGCGTTTGCCCGAGCGCTTGATCACGAAGAGCTCGCGCAGTTGCACCCGCTCAAAGGTGGTAAAGCGCCCCCCGCAATCGGAGCAGACGCGTCGGCGCCGGATCGCGGCCGAATCTTCCGTCGGTCGCGAATCCTTCACCTGCGTATCGAGGCTTCCGCAATACGGGCAGCGCATGGTCGCGCGCGACTCAGCCGTAGATCGGGAAACGGCGGGTCAGCGCATGCACCCGCTCCTTGACCGCTTCCTCGAGCGTGGCATTGCCCTCCTCGCCATTCGCGGCCAGCCCGTCGAGCACCTCGACGATCAGACGCCCGACTTCCTGGAACTCGGCTACGCCGAAACCCCGTGTCGTCGCCGCCGGAGTGCCCAGACGAATGCCGGAGGTCACCATCGGCTTTTCCGGATCGAAGGGCACACCGTTCTTGTTGCAGGTGATGTGGGCACGCGTCAGACAGGCCTCCGCCGCCTTGCCGGTAAGCTTCCTGGGGCGCAGATCGACCAGCATCAGATGGTTGTCGGTGCCGCCCGTGGTGATGGCAAAGCCGCCCTCGGCGATGGTCGCGGCGAGCGCGCGGGCATTATCAACCACGGCTTGCGCATAGAGCTTGAATTCCGGCTGCAGCGCCTCGCCGAAAGCCACGGCCTTGGCCGCGATCACATGCATCAGCGGGCCACCCTGGATGCCGGGGAAGATCGCCGAGTTGAACTTCTTGGCAAGCGCCTCGTCATTCGAGAGGATCATGCCGCCACGCGGGCCGCGCAGGGTCTTGTGCGTCGTCGTGGTCGCCACATGCGCATGCGGGAAGGGCGAGGGATGCACACCGCCGGCGACGAGCCCGGCGAAATGCGCCATATCGACGAGGAAATACGCGCCGATTTCATCGGCAATCTCGCGGAAACGGGCGAAATCCCAATGGCGCGGATAGGCCGAGCCGCCGGCGATGATCAGCTTCGGCTTGTGCTCATGCGCGAGCCGGGCGACCTCGTCCATGTCGATGCGCTGGTCTTCGGGGCGGACATTGTAGCCCACCACGTTGAACCATTTGCCCGAGACGTTGACCGGGGCGCCGTGGGTGAGATGGCCGCCGGCGGCGAGGTCGAGCCCCATGAAGGTATCGCCCGGCTGCAACAGGGCGAGGAAGACCGCCTGGTTGGCCTGACTGCCGGAATTGGGCTGCACATTGGCGAAGTTGCAGCCAAACAGCTTGCAGGCGCGCTCGATTGCGAGCTTTTCCGCGATATCGACGAACTGGCAGCCCGCATAATAGCGCCGCCCGGGATAACCTTCGGCGTATTTGTTGGTCATGATCGAGCCCTGAGCCTCGAGCACCGCCTGCGAGACGATGTTCTCCGAGGCAATCAGTTCGATCTCCTCGCGCTGGCGGCCCAGTTCCTGATCGATCGCCGATGCGATTTCCGGATCCACATCGCGCAGGGATGCGGAAAAGAAGGCGTTCGACAGATGATTCGAATTCTGGTCGGCTTTGATCGGGCTTACGCTCATATCATCCTCTCGGTTACCGGTCGTTTCGACCGTCCGGCGCGCAGGGCGCGCACGTGAATTGAGGCGGGCGCGACGGATGCGCCCGTAAAAACCGTTGCGGTACTATCACGCCCCCCGGCGCATTCAAAGCCCCCACGGAGTCGCGGCAGGTGCGCCCTGCGTGAACGGCATGGCTGAAACCCTTTCGCCATGGTTGACGCAGCCCGGTCGCTGCCTCACGATCCTCGAAATCGATACGCGCGGGGGGATAATCGAGATGAACCGGTTCTGGCGTTTTTGGGATCGCCTGGAAATGTGGCAGCGCTTCGGGCTGGCTTTCGTCGTCGGCGTGACGCTGCTGGTCATCGTGCGCACGTTGGTCTGAAGCGCTCGTGGCGCATGATCCGGACTGTGAAGCGCCGGCGGCGCATGCTCAGAACAGGGACCCCTGACGCGGCTCCTCCTCTTGCTGTTGCTCCTGCATATCGGCCTGAACTGCGTCCGTCTCCCGGACACCTTCGTCGTCCCCGCGCGCCGATTTGTCATCCGTGACGGGTTCGAGCAGCCCCGCATCATCATTGGCGACCTTGTTGACCCGGCGCGAAACCCGGTCGAGCCGCAGCCA from Saliniramus fredricksonii includes these protein-coding regions:
- the glyA gene encoding serine hydroxymethyltransferase; the protein is MSVSPIKADQNSNHLSNAFFSASLRDVDPEIASAIDQELGRQREEIELIASENIVSQAVLEAQGSIMTNKYAEGYPGRRYYAGCQFVDIAEKLAIERACKLFGCNFANVQPNSGSQANQAVFLALLQPGDTFMGLDLAAGGHLTHGAPVNVSGKWFNVVGYNVRPEDQRIDMDEVARLAHEHKPKLIIAGGSAYPRHWDFARFREIADEIGAYFLVDMAHFAGLVAGGVHPSPFPHAHVATTTTHKTLRGPRGGMILSNDEALAKKFNSAIFPGIQGGPLMHVIAAKAVAFGEALQPEFKLYAQAVVDNARALAATIAEGGFAITTGGTDNHLMLVDLRPRKLTGKAAEACLTRAHITCNKNGVPFDPEKPMVTSGIRLGTPAATTRGFGVAEFQEVGRLIVEVLDGLAANGEEGNATLEEAVKERVHALTRRFPIYG
- the nrdR gene encoding transcriptional regulator NrdR produces the protein MRCPYCGSLDTQVKDSRPTEDSAAIRRRRVCSDCGGRFTTFERVQLRELFVIKRSGKRAAFDRDKLKRSIDVALRKRSVDPERVERMLNGIVRQLEATSEGDIPSEKLGELVMEGLKGIDDVAYVRFASVYKNFREARDFEELLGGLGRRDAMAGAEPQATEDDPSGKRE
- the ribD gene encoding bifunctional diaminohydroxyphosphoribosylaminopyrimidine deaminase/5-amino-6-(5-phosphoribosylamino)uracil reductase RibD, with the translated sequence MSPRLHDLAQAHDAHFMRAALALGERHLGATWPNPSVGAIIVDYASGVPVIVARGITQAGGRPHAERVAIDLAGPAARGATIYVTLEPCSHHGKTPPCAEAIIASGIARVVTALSDPDPRVAGRGHGLLRQAGLLVTAGIEAQAAARSHRGHVLRVTQGRPAVTVKLARTADGYAAAAGAERLMITGGIANDRVHLMRMHADAIMVGAGTVAADDPRLDVRLPGLSARSPVRVVIDSGLSLALESRLVQSAGDPPSWVITTVGAPVEAERRLVAAGLEVMRVGADDAGRVRLDEAMRLLGARGITRVFCEGGPALAEGLSQAGLIDEAVLVTGAQKLDRPGLRAVGPALAHYIRNRMQAFAKEYAGPDQFSFFERSA